AGCTGGAAATATGCGAAGGCCTGGGAAATCGGGCAGGATCGCTGACCACATAACCTCAGCGGTTGAAGCCGCTGAGGTAAGCTCTCGTCTCCCTGCCCAATCGAATACGAATTTTCCAGAACAGATCAGTGGTGCAGATGGAAAAAGCTGTCCATAACGAAGAGCAGCGCGACGCCTACGAAGACCACCAATGCCATGCGCACACCAGGCTCGCGGTTCACCTCCGGCATGAGGTCACTGGCGGCAACATAGATGCTGACGCCCGCCGAGATAGGCAGTCCGAAGGTGACAGCGTGTTGCGTGATGGTCATGACCAGCACGCCGGCGAAGGTGGCCGCGCCAAGGATTACCGAGGCTCCCCAGGCGCGCTTGCGGCTGCTGCCGCTGGCTAGCATGACGGAGGTAATTGTGAAGCCCTCGGGGATCTTGTGCAAAAACACGGCGATAAAGATGATCCAGCCGAGCCATGAGGAAACGAGGAAGCCGGAGGCAATGGCGATACCGTCGAAGAACGTGTGAATGATAAGTCCGACAAGGACCGAAAGGCTTTTGTGCGAGTGCGCGAACTCGTCGTGGTGTGTCTCTTCGCCGAAGTGGAAGTGAGGCGTGACCGTGTGTTCGAAGAAGTGTACGACAAGGTATCCGAGCAGAATGAGGTAAGCAGCATTATCGCCACGCAGTTCGATGCTGGCCGGAATCATCTCCACGATGGAGGTGGCCAGCATGAATCCGGCTCCGAGTGCGATGAAGTACTTCAGGTAGCGCCGCTCCCAGTGTCTCTGAACGAGCAGAGTTCCACCAAAGACGTTCGCAAGCGCGGCGGTGCCGCCGAGCAACAGGCTGAGCAATATAGGATTCATCGGCTGTTTTGGCTGTGTTTCTTCAAGATTCTTTCTGCTGAACAGGTCTCGTTATAAGCTGCTGCGATTCCAACCCACGTCGACGGTCGAGTACAGCGCTTCGACCATCTGATCAACTCGATTTGTTTCTTCAATAAGAGCTGCGGCCGCACCGGCCGCAACGAAGCCGAGATCGACCGCGATCAACGCTTGCGTCTGCAACTCCGCAAGCGAGCCGCGTGCCGTGCTTAGGCAATGGAGGAACTCCTTCTGCGGCAGCGCCTGACCGGCGGCGATGTTGCTGGGGACCGAGACGGCAGTCCGGCGTACCTGGCTGGTCAGGCCGTTCTGCTCTTCCGCCGGAAAGGAGCGAGTGAAAGCATACACGGTATTTACAAGCTGCATGGCATGTTGCCACGCGGGGACGTCACGGAAGCTCTGGCCCAAAACTCACCTCACAGTCGAGCATAGCAGACGGCAGCACAACAAGGGACCCGGAACAGGACGCTGGCGTACTAGCCTGAATGCCGTATGTGCATGATGTCGCCATCCTGCACGATGTAGTCCTTGCCTTCGAGGCGCAGCTTGCCCGCAGAGCGGGCCGCGGCTTCCGAACCAAGTTCGAGCAGCGTGTCCCAGTGAATCGTCTCGGCGCGAATGAAGTGATGTTCGAGGTCGGAGTGGATAGCTCCGGCGGCGTTTACGGCGCGCATGTTCTTCTCAATGGTCCAGGCGCGGCACTCGTCTTCGCCGACGGTGAAGAACGAAATGAGGCCGAGAAGTTCGTAAGTCTTGCGTATGAGGCGCGCGAGTCCGCTCTCGGTAAGTCCGTAGCTGGAAAGAAATTCTGCGGCATCCTCGTCACTCATGTCGGCCAGTTCGGCCTCGACTTTTCCGCAGATGGCAGTGGCTCCCGTATTGAGGCGCGAAGCGACTTCATTCAGATTGAACCTGGCGACAGCGTCTTCGAGATCCTTGCCGAGCGTCGTGCTCTCGCCGATGTTGAGGACGTAGAGCATGGGCTTCTCGCTGAGGAACATGAAGCCACGCACGATTTTCTTTTCGTCTTTCGTCATTTCCATCTCGCGGAGCGGACGCTCCGTTTCGAGATGGGCCTTCGTGCGGAGGAGCAGTTCGTGTTCGCGCTCCAACTCCGGCGTCTTTTTCTTCTGCAAATCCTTCTTCATGCGCTCCAGGCGACTTTCAACCTGGCCAAGGTCGCTGACGATGAGATCGAAGTCGACGTTCTTAATGTCGCGAAGAGGATCGATGGGGCCGACGTGAGGGATAGATTCGTCTTCGAATGCGCGAACGACGTGCGCCAGTGCATCCACGGTGCGCAGGTTGTTGAGGAAGGCGGATTCCTTCAGCGCTTCCTGGCCGATGGCGGCAACGTCTGCGTACTCGACCTGCGCGTGTACCAGCTTGCGCGGGTCAAACAGCTTGGCGAGACGGTCAAGGCGATCGTCCGGCACGGTGGCGACTCCGATGTGCGCTTCGCGGGGGTTGGCGTGGCTGCGACCGGCGACGTCAGCCTTGGTAAGAATTTTGAACAGCGATGTCTTGCCCACCTGGGGCAGACCGATGATTCCTGTCTTCATAGTTATGATTCCTTGATAGCAACAGCGCACGGCCGTCGGCGCAGTCAAGTTCAGCACTCGTCATCTGAGCGGTGAACGGAGCCGGTCCAACAGCGAAAGGGAAACTGGGGAGCGAACTTCTATGATAAACGCCGCGCGGTGAGAAACAGCACCGCGAGCCCAAGAAAAAACACCGTGCCTTCGAGTCGCGTGGACCAGGCATGCAATTTGTTGAACTGCACGCGGCGCGTGTCATCCTGCGAAAGACGGTCAATCTCGCCCATGTCGGTGCGCAACGTAGCCATTTTGGCTGCGATTCCGAAGTGCGAAACGATGGTGAGCAACAGCATGAGATAGACCAGCAGATGCCGCGCGGCGAATGGATACGCTGCGCCGGAGCTCATGCGCGTGTAGATTAGCGACGCTACGACGAAGACAACGCCGGAAAAAATGCCCATCCAGTGAAGCGTGGCGAGCGAGCGGTTGACCACGGCGCCAGCCAGGTGACGCGTCGGCAGGACGGAAAAGACGGTTGGCGCTACGACGAACGAGAAGAAGATTATGCCGCCGATCCAGACGACAAGCGAAAGCAGCATCAGAAATCGCAAAAAAGTCGGCATAGTTGTGATATCCCAGAATTTCAGATTGGCCCTGCCGCGCTACGCCCTGGCTCCGCCTCGCCCAGCACTCTCGGAATACCACGACAAGGCGCGCACGCGTCCGCCATCACCCGCAAAACTCGATCCATGCATGATAAGCGTCTGAGGATCGAGCGTTGCGAGGCCGCCAGCGTGCGACGAGAACAACATTAAATTGTTCGCCTCCTCCGCTCCGCACAAGCGAAGAACGGTTATATCGCCAGAGATGATACGCGGTACTACTTCGCTCGTGCCAGGATGGCGCGTCAGGCCGCCTGCTGTCGGTCGCGCATTTCCAGACTATCCCGATCCCAACCCCCGCACCTCGCACCTGCTTCGTACGTACTGCGCGCAAAGTCGAGCAGCGCCTGTCGCGGATCAGCCGATTGCCGTACGTCGTCATACTTCAACAAGAACTCCGACATCTCTCCGTGGTAGAAGCCTTGCGCTGGACGAACCTCCGAAGTTGAGAAACCCAGCGGCTCCGGCGCGGCGTACGCATAGAAAACCGGTTCGTTGTAGGCCGCACCCGTAGCCGAGGTTCCACCCGGCCACCATCCGCAACTGATTACTTCGTGTGAATACGCTTCGCGGGTGACGGGATCGATGCCGTCGCGCTCGGGTGCGCGCCTGCCGGAAAATCGTGTCACCGCTAGATCGAAGCTGCCCCAGAAGAAGTGCACGGGGCTCGACTTGCCGACGAACTCCCCGCGGAACTCCGAGAAGATTGGCTGGATCGTCATGAGGATGCGCCAGAAGCGTTCCGCGTACATACGGTTATAAGAGGTGTGCCGGTAGTCCTGCTCGAACGGGATAGGGTTCGGCACTTCAACCGGCGTTGTCCAAATCTTTACGCCGGCGTGCACCGCTTGCATGGCCTCCATAACTTCTCTGTAGAATTCGGCAACCGGCTTCGGCAGGAGCGGGATATTGATAACAGTGCCATCGCTGCTCTCGATGACGAGAGCATGTTCAACGAAATCGAAAATGATTTCGACCATGTGATCGTTCGCCGGCATGGCGGAGGTCGTCAGTCCCCGGGCGGAGACATACAACGGTACGTGCCACCAGTGGTTAGTCGGCGGAGTCAACTTCATACGGATTTTGCCGACGACCTGCGTCCACATGTGCAGAGTGGCGTAGGTGTCCAGCCATTCATCCAAAGGCAGGGCGGGCCAGAGTTCAGCTTGAGAGTTCGCTTGGTGCGCGTGAGCACCGAGGGACATGGCAGACCTCCTAGCGGGCTAGATGCCGCTCACCGGCGACAAGGTTCGCCAACCCACGGGCCGTCCGCCTGCTGCCGCTCTACTCCGATGCCTTCGCGGCGACAGAAAGGCACGGCCGGAGCCGTGCCGAATTGCTGAAACACTCGTGTGAGTGGAAAGAAGCGTCATCCCAGGTTAACGCCGAACTGCCCGGCGTGGACCTGGGGCACCGGGCCTTGTCACGTCTTTCAATCTTTCAACAATTCAGGTCTTAGGAAGCCGCCGTAACGCCTCGGGGCTTCACATTCGCACGGATGAAATTCACAATGTCGTCCATGGGCGTGCCAGGCTGGAATATGGCCGACACTCCCTGCTCTTTCAGCGCAGGAATGTCCTGATCGGGGATGATGCCTCCAACCAGCAGCAGCACGTCGTCCATATTGTTTTCCTTTAGCAGGTTCGTCACGCGAGGCACGATTGCGTTGTGCGCGCCGGAAAGGATGGAGAGGCCAATGACGTCGACGTCTTCCTGTAGAGCGGCGGTCAGAATCATTTCGGGCGTCTGCCGCAGGCCGGTGTAAATCACTTCCATGCCAGCGTCCCGTAGCGCGCGCGCGATGACCTTCGCGCCACGGTCATGCCCATCGAGTCCGGGCTTGGCAACAAGTACACGAATTTTGCGTTCAGTGGGCATAAAGGGATGAGCCGCAGCCTTCAGCTGCCAGCCTCAGTGTTGAGCCATCATAACGCGAGCGGCCAAATTCGGGAATAAGCCACGATGCCCAAGTAGTGACGCCCAAGTAGTAAAGCCCGGCGCGCGGCCGGGCTTCAGTATGGCCTTAGGTGTCGCTTAGTGTGCGCGGGAAGGCGCGGTCGCGGGCGATGCCGTGCCATGTGGGTTAGCCATCTGAGGCATCGCACCTTTTGTGTTCGCTCCACTGGGACTCATGCCGCCGTGCGGACTCATGCCGCCACCCGCTGGCATTTGTTGTGGCGCCATACAGGTAATGCGACCGCTGCCGGCAATGCGCAGCGGCAATTCCTTCTGGCACTCCGAGATAAGAACCTTCTTGTCCTCGGTGATTGTTCCGTTCTCGGGCTTTGCTTCCCAACCGCGACTATCGTACTGCACGGTATAGAGCTTGCCATCGGCGGCGCGGACCGTGGCGATTGAGAAGGTTTTCTCCATCGGAAGGTCATAACGCACGGTGAACGGTTTGTTCGCGCTATTCGCCTGCATGGCGCAGTCGCTAGCCGCTTTCACATCACCGTTGACGGGAACGCGCCCGCAGTCACTCGCGCCCGTGCCGGCGAGTTTGCGAAGCTGTTCGGTC
Above is a genomic segment from Clostridia bacterium containing:
- the ychF gene encoding redox-regulated ATPase YchF: MKTGIIGLPQVGKTSLFKILTKADVAGRSHANPREAHIGVATVPDDRLDRLAKLFDPRKLVHAQVEYADVAAIGQEALKESAFLNNLRTVDALAHVVRAFEDESIPHVGPIDPLRDIKNVDFDLIVSDLGQVESRLERMKKDLQKKKTPELEREHELLLRTKAHLETERPLREMEMTKDEKKIVRGFMFLSEKPMLYVLNIGESTTLGKDLEDAVARFNLNEVASRLNTGATAICGKVEAELADMSDEDAAEFLSSYGLTESGLARLIRKTYELLGLISFFTVGEDECRAWTIEKNMRAVNAAGAIHSDLEHHFIRAETIHWDTLLELGSEAAARSAGKLRLEGKDYIVQDGDIMHIRHSG
- a CDS encoding four helix bundle protein — its product is MGQSFRDVPAWQHAMQLVNTVYAFTRSFPAEEQNGLTSQVRRTAVSVPSNIAAGQALPQKEFLHCLSTARGSLAELQTQALIAVDLGFVAAGAAAALIEETNRVDQMVEALYSTVDVGWNRSSL
- a CDS encoding DUF4149 domain-containing protein → MPTFLRFLMLLSLVVWIGGIIFFSFVVAPTVFSVLPTRHLAGAVVNRSLATLHWMGIFSGVVFVVASLIYTRMSSGAAYPFAARHLLVYLMLLLTIVSHFGIAAKMATLRTDMGEIDRLSQDDTRRVQFNKLHAWSTRLEGTVFFLGLAVLFLTARRLS
- a CDS encoding cobalamin B12-binding domain-containing protein, translating into MPTERKIRVLVAKPGLDGHDRGAKVIARALRDAGMEVIYTGLRQTPEMILTAALQEDVDVIGLSILSGAHNAIVPRVTNLLKENNMDDVLLLVGGIIPDQDIPALKEQGVSAIFQPGTPMDDIVNFIRANVKPRGVTAAS
- a CDS encoding DUF5996 family protein → MSLGAHAHQANSQAELWPALPLDEWLDTYATLHMWTQVVGKIRMKLTPPTNHWWHVPLYVSARGLTTSAMPANDHMVEIIFDFVEHALVIESSDGTVINIPLLPKPVAEFYREVMEAMQAVHAGVKIWTTPVEVPNPIPFEQDYRHTSYNRMYAERFWRILMTIQPIFSEFRGEFVGKSSPVHFFWGSFDLAVTRFSGRRAPERDGIDPVTREAYSHEVISCGWWPGGTSATGAAYNEPVFYAYAAPEPLGFSTSEVRPAQGFYHGEMSEFLLKYDDVRQSADPRQALLDFARSTYEAGARCGGWDRDSLEMRDRQQAA
- a CDS encoding ZIP family metal transporter, whose protein sequence is MNPILLSLLLGGTAALANVFGGTLLVQRHWERRYLKYFIALGAGFMLATSIVEMIPASIELRGDNAAYLILLGYLVVHFFEHTVTPHFHFGEETHHDEFAHSHKSLSVLVGLIIHTFFDGIAIASGFLVSSWLGWIIFIAVFLHKIPEGFTITSVMLASGSSRKRAWGASVILGAATFAGVLVMTITQHAVTFGLPISAGVSIYVAASDLMPEVNREPGVRMALVVFVGVALLFVMDSFFHLHH